In the genome of Opitutia bacterium KCR 482, one region contains:
- the leuB gene encoding 3-isopropylmalate dehydrogenase, whose translation MSTFKFAVLPGDGIGPEVMDAALEVLDAACKKHGHSLDYKICAVGGAGIDQFGKALPDSTVETCKNSDAILFGSVGGPKWEHLPPAEQPERAALLPIRKIFKLFANIRPGLLYPQLTDASPLKSERIPDGIDIVCIRELTGGIYFGEKKTWTEPSGELAACDTMMYRVSEIERIAEVAGNTAMARNKKICSIDKANVLETSVLWRKTVTEYFKKHFPEIQLTYMYVDNAAMQLARDPNQFDVFFTENMFGDILSDEMAVICGSLGMLCSASLGDIKNSLGLKFGLYEPAGGTAPDIAGKGIANPCAQILSAALMLRYSFGQDEIAAEIEKAVRGAVCSGVRTGDIAFGMKAVSTDEMKRAIIERL comes from the coding sequence ATGTCTACATTCAAATTCGCAGTTTTGCCCGGCGACGGTATCGGGCCGGAAGTAATGGACGCGGCACTCGAAGTTCTCGACGCCGCATGCAAAAAACACGGGCACTCGCTCGACTACAAAATCTGCGCCGTAGGCGGCGCGGGCATAGACCAGTTCGGCAAGGCGCTGCCCGACTCGACGGTCGAAACCTGCAAGAATTCCGACGCAATCCTGTTCGGCTCGGTCGGCGGCCCGAAGTGGGAACACCTCCCCCCCGCGGAACAGCCCGAACGCGCCGCGCTTCTGCCTATCCGCAAAATCTTCAAGCTCTTTGCGAACATCAGACCCGGACTGCTCTACCCGCAGCTTACCGACGCCTCGCCGCTTAAATCGGAGCGCATTCCCGACGGCATCGACATCGTCTGCATACGCGAGCTTACGGGCGGCATCTACTTCGGCGAGAAGAAGACGTGGACGGAACCCAGCGGCGAGCTTGCCGCGTGCGACACCATGATGTACCGCGTAAGCGAAATCGAACGCATCGCCGAGGTTGCGGGCAACACGGCGATGGCGCGCAACAAGAAAATCTGCTCAATCGACAAGGCGAACGTCCTCGAAACGTCTGTGCTCTGGCGCAAGACGGTAACGGAATACTTCAAGAAGCACTTCCCCGAAATCCAGCTGACCTACATGTATGTAGACAACGCCGCAATGCAGCTTGCGCGCGACCCCAACCAGTTCGACGTCTTCTTCACCGAAAACATGTTCGGCGACATTCTTTCCGACGAAATGGCGGTAATCTGCGGCTCGCTCGGCATGCTTTGCAGCGCGTCGCTTGGCGACATCAAGAACTCGCTCGGCTTGAAGTTCGGCCTGTACGAACCCGCGGGCGGCACCGCTCCCGACATCGCGGGCAAGGGCATAGCAAACCCCTGCGCCCAGATTCTGTCGGCGGCGTTGATGCTCCGCTACTCGTTCGGACAGGACGAAATCGCGGCGGAAATCGAAAAGGCGGTGCGCGGCGCGGTATGCTCCGGCGTGCGCACGGGCGACATCGCGTTCGGCATGAAAGCCGTCTCCACCGACGAGATGAAACGCGCCATCATCGAAAGACTCTAA
- the alaS gene encoding alanine--tRNA ligase, which yields MESAEIRKSFLEFFKSKGHTIVPSAPLLPTSPNLLFTNAGMNQFVPYFLGEEKNPFLRAADTQKCIRAGGKHNDLEDVGFDTYHHTFFEMLGNWSFGDYFKKEAINWAWELLMDVWKFPKERLYATVYNPSEGEPAEFDEEAYGYWVEVFEKYGLDPKVHIKKCGKKDNFWMMGETGPCGPCSEIHMDLTPKGDTEGALVNAGSPLCIEIWNLVFMQFNAQPDGTFVPLKSKNIDTGMGFERVAGIMATTKNFADFSQLASNYNSDLFTDIFKYISHMSGKVYRGTLPKDPRDMSAQELTDCVFRVLADHVRTLTFSIADGIIPGNEGRNYVLRRILRRAVMYGKRLGLERGFFTKLTEPVIEKMSPFFPELKEQRKMIVKTIEAEETSFARTLDRGLELLDRITTTDGKISGEQAFALYDTFGFPIDLTELIARERNMPVDTEGFEREMEKQRKRARDAQTRKVISVSDLSEAGHATQFIGYSSDNLANFTTTISAILEDEDADYIILPQTPFYAEKGGQVGDTGFIEIDGVAHEVIDTKADKADHILHKVRKGVFKSGMVGREVVVSVDCLRRRAIQRHHTATHILHWAMRQVLGTHIRQAGSYVDAERLRFDFTHYEAPTPEQLEEIERLANAKILMNEPVKWRVLPRNEVPPECMALFSEKYGAVVRMVEVGTFSKELCGGTHVAALGEIGFIKILGEGAISAGTRRIEAVAGVAALNRVDKMQSTLGEVSRALSCKPEEASARLKKLVEAKNELERELKNFRKESAGKLAKSLANDAILKDGKTPFMVRIVEAENPAEMRQLAVDAIRERPDGVAVLGAAFGEKATVLVLCSPDAVAAGIKAGDIVRELAGKLGGKGGGKPDFAQGGGSAKDIAKIFDEYKAEIK from the coding sequence ATGGAATCCGCAGAAATTAGAAAAAGTTTTCTGGAATTTTTCAAATCGAAGGGACACACGATAGTTCCGTCGGCGCCGCTGTTGCCGACATCGCCCAACCTGCTCTTCACGAACGCGGGCATGAACCAGTTCGTTCCGTACTTTCTGGGCGAGGAAAAAAATCCGTTTCTGCGCGCCGCCGACACGCAAAAGTGCATTCGCGCGGGCGGCAAACACAACGACCTCGAAGACGTGGGCTTCGACACATACCACCACACGTTCTTCGAAATGCTCGGCAACTGGTCTTTCGGAGACTACTTCAAGAAAGAGGCAATCAACTGGGCTTGGGAGCTTCTGATGGACGTGTGGAAATTCCCCAAGGAACGCCTGTACGCGACGGTCTACAACCCGTCGGAGGGAGAGCCCGCGGAGTTCGACGAAGAGGCGTACGGCTACTGGGTCGAAGTGTTCGAAAAGTACGGGCTTGACCCGAAAGTCCACATCAAAAAATGCGGCAAGAAAGACAACTTCTGGATGATGGGAGAAACCGGCCCCTGCGGCCCCTGCTCCGAAATCCATATGGATTTGACCCCAAAGGGCGACACCGAGGGCGCGCTCGTAAACGCAGGCTCGCCGCTTTGCATAGAAATCTGGAATCTGGTTTTCATGCAGTTCAACGCGCAGCCCGACGGCACGTTCGTTCCGCTTAAAAGCAAGAATATCGACACGGGCATGGGCTTCGAGCGCGTCGCGGGAATCATGGCGACTACAAAGAATTTCGCCGACTTCTCGCAGCTCGCCTCGAACTACAACAGCGACCTCTTTACCGACATCTTCAAATACATCTCGCACATGTCGGGCAAAGTATACAGGGGAACGCTCCCAAAAGACCCGCGCGACATGTCCGCGCAGGAGCTTACCGACTGCGTTTTCCGCGTGCTCGCCGACCACGTCAGAACACTCACGTTCTCTATTGCCGACGGAATTATCCCCGGAAACGAGGGCAGGAACTACGTTCTGCGCCGCATTCTCCGCCGCGCGGTGATGTACGGAAAGCGCCTCGGGCTCGAACGCGGCTTCTTCACAAAGCTCACCGAGCCCGTCATCGAAAAAATGTCGCCGTTCTTCCCAGAGCTTAAAGAGCAGCGCAAGATGATTGTAAAGACAATCGAGGCCGAGGAAACGAGCTTTGCGCGAACCCTCGACAGGGGCTTGGAGCTTCTCGACAGAATCACGACGACCGACGGCAAAATCAGCGGCGAACAGGCGTTCGCGCTCTACGACACATTCGGATTCCCCATCGACCTCACAGAGCTTATCGCCAGAGAACGCAACATGCCCGTAGATACCGAGGGCTTCGAGCGCGAAATGGAAAAGCAGCGCAAGCGCGCCCGCGACGCGCAGACGCGCAAGGTCATCAGCGTATCAGACCTCTCTGAGGCTGGGCACGCTACGCAGTTCATAGGGTACAGCTCCGACAACCTCGCGAATTTCACGACGACAATCAGCGCGATTCTCGAAGACGAAGACGCCGACTACATCATTCTGCCCCAGACCCCGTTCTATGCGGAAAAGGGCGGACAGGTCGGCGACACGGGCTTCATCGAAATCGACGGCGTGGCGCACGAAGTAATAGACACAAAGGCGGACAAGGCAGACCACATTCTCCACAAAGTCCGCAAGGGCGTGTTCAAAAGCGGAATGGTCGGGCGCGAAGTCGTGGTGTCGGTGGACTGCCTGCGCAGACGCGCAATCCAGCGCCACCACACGGCGACGCACATTCTGCACTGGGCGATGAGGCAGGTTCTGGGAACGCATATCAGACAGGCGGGCTCGTACGTAGACGCCGAACGCCTGCGCTTCGACTTTACCCACTACGAAGCCCCGACGCCCGAACAGCTCGAAGAAATCGAAAGGCTCGCCAACGCGAAAATCCTCATGAACGAGCCGGTCAAGTGGCGCGTGCTGCCCCGCAACGAAGTCCCGCCCGAATGCATGGCGCTCTTCTCGGAAAAATACGGCGCGGTTGTGCGCATGGTGGAAGTGGGCACTTTCAGCAAGGAGCTTTGCGGCGGCACGCACGTTGCGGCTCTCGGCGAAATCGGCTTCATAAAAATCCTCGGCGAGGGCGCGATTTCCGCGGGAACGCGCCGCATAGAGGCGGTTGCGGGCGTGGCGGCGCTGAACCGCGTGGACAAAATGCAGTCGACGCTCGGCGAAGTCTCCCGCGCGCTCTCGTGCAAGCCCGAAGAGGCGTCGGCAAGGCTCAAAAAGCTCGTCGAAGCAAAGAACGAGCTTGAAAGGGAGCTTAAAAATTTCAGAAAGGAAAGCGCGGGCAAGCTCGCAAAGAGCCTCGCAAACGACGCTATCCTCAAAGACGGAAAAACTCCGTTCATGGTGAGAATCGTCGAAGCGGAAAACCCAGCGGAGATGCGCCAGCTTGCGGTTGACGCAATCAGGGAGCGTCCCGACGGCGTGGCGGTGCTGGGGGCGGCTTTCGGCGAAAAGGCGACGGTGCTCGTGCTCTGCTCTCCCGACGCGGTCGCGGCGGGAATCAAGGCGGGCGACATCGTGCGAGAGCTCGCGGGCAAGCTCGGCGGCAAGGGCGGCGGCAAGCCCGACTTCGCGCAGGGCGGCGGCTCGGCGAAGGACATCGCAAAAATCTTCGACGAATACAAAGCCGAAATAAAATAA
- the smc gene encoding chromosome segregation protein SMC, with amino-acid sequence MYLKQLTINGFKSFADRTELPLTPGITCIVGPNGCGKSNIVDSIRWVLGEQSAKALRGGKMQDVIFQGTETRKPLQFCEVSLLFSDCEGQLGTNFNEVEITRRVGRDEGSEYFINGKAARLKDIQTLFMDTGVGRVSYSFMVQGQIDQILSSNPGERRSIFEEAAGITKYKTQRREALNKLALVDQNLARATDRIEEIGRQIGTLKRQASKALRYKRASFRLKHLDLALNAKNYADRSEQLKADEETLKKISSDIFELDRKLAAAEETLARMRAERGECAAQLEYLRQSAAETRSQKEQAERNCEFAAVRKRDLAERIEQISTELASLNEQLAALEGRAKGDAEVKQMQLNLVSADDEVFRRQSEELAETESMLRAAEEELSKAKRDALMGESSITRLRANCTTLEVDLKSYQVRHAAVSDSVFQLKEESAALENRKNELDAALENANERLGNAEADTTDAQARSEELRAQYRNRQAEIQQLDRQLASKSARLGLLNDFRSRMEGFSEGVKAIVKGRLSECIDPSNVKIVSQNVEVADGWTSAFETLLGSALDAVVLEDSSKLAQTLSLLRERNLGNACIQIPQSNFGESQTPLPDGIRRGADVVKTDREDLKRFAANLVAGCYFCENIADFAAFAAAAPDFKFVAAVARDGSMLDARGIVYAASGEKRDTESSFILRNQEIKRLKAEIESENAALTSLTEGAMEINAQLDAAEREIENRKNAAAEIKREIASINGQTAGVAASLAEKKAEIEKKSASLAEMENSRFEAQDKLDSATKALAEAEQTIENARNLTEQKEREIAELRESKDQKYAVVSETRLELAQKRSRLESLERGLAATAEQQNETRILIEKRSAESRSLSEQIAKFDDETASEKRRAETLAETLREQLETIEAGRVKFSECENKIAAFEASLTGDREAQMRNNAAKNECDVRVAKLRAKLDYVAERVLNEYETEIASVDWKSELWKSDEEFESKIKLEELEEGEVAPKPKRERGEPTEADLAEMDNTDFSKIDDEVRELRERINAMGAVNLVAIEEYAELKERYDFLKKQTDDLWTSKNALVADIDEINATSQKLFADTFEQIKKNFQFTFQKIFGGGTADLKLVETEDVLDSGIEIVARPPGTVLKSLSLLSGGQRTMTAVSLLFAIYMVKPSPFCVLDELDAPLDDANIGRYTDLLKEFTHYSQFLVISHNKRTMSAAQTIFGVTMQERGVTRLISMKLREAETSAEIAR; translated from the coding sequence ATGTATTTAAAGCAGCTGACAATCAACGGGTTCAAGAGCTTCGCCGACAGGACGGAGCTACCCCTTACCCCCGGCATTACCTGCATTGTCGGCCCCAACGGCTGCGGCAAAAGCAACATTGTAGACTCAATTCGCTGGGTGTTGGGCGAGCAGAGCGCAAAGGCGCTGCGCGGCGGAAAAATGCAGGACGTCATTTTTCAGGGCACGGAAACGCGCAAGCCGCTGCAATTCTGCGAAGTCAGCCTGCTTTTTTCGGACTGCGAAGGCCAGCTTGGCACAAACTTCAACGAAGTGGAAATCACGCGGCGCGTCGGGCGCGACGAAGGCAGCGAATACTTCATCAACGGCAAGGCGGCGCGCCTTAAAGACATTCAGACGCTGTTTATGGACACGGGCGTCGGGCGGGTGTCGTACTCGTTCATGGTGCAGGGGCAAATCGACCAGATTCTGTCTTCGAACCCCGGCGAGAGACGCTCGATTTTCGAAGAGGCGGCGGGCATTACAAAATACAAAACGCAACGCCGCGAAGCCCTCAACAAGCTCGCGCTCGTAGACCAAAACCTCGCGCGGGCGACGGACAGAATCGAGGAAATCGGGCGGCAAATCGGCACGCTGAAACGTCAGGCGTCGAAAGCGCTGCGCTACAAGCGGGCGAGTTTCAGGCTGAAGCACCTCGACCTCGCGCTGAACGCAAAAAACTACGCTGACCGCTCCGAGCAGCTCAAAGCCGACGAGGAAACGCTGAAAAAAATTTCGTCCGACATTTTCGAGCTTGACCGCAAGCTCGCGGCGGCGGAGGAAACCCTCGCCCGCATGCGCGCCGAGCGCGGCGAATGCGCCGCCCAGCTTGAATACCTGCGCCAAAGCGCGGCGGAAACGCGCTCGCAAAAGGAGCAGGCGGAAAGAAACTGCGAGTTCGCGGCGGTCAGAAAGCGCGACCTCGCCGAACGCATAGAACAGATTTCGACAGAGCTTGCCTCGCTCAACGAACAGCTCGCGGCTCTCGAAGGCAGGGCAAAAGGCGACGCCGAAGTAAAGCAAATGCAGCTGAACTTGGTGTCCGCCGACGACGAAGTTTTCCGCAGGCAGAGCGAGGAACTTGCCGAAACGGAAAGCATGCTCCGCGCCGCGGAGGAGGAACTCTCGAAGGCAAAGCGCGACGCCCTCATGGGCGAAAGCTCCATTACGCGCCTCAGGGCGAACTGCACGACGCTCGAAGTCGATTTGAAGTCGTACCAAGTGCGCCACGCGGCGGTGTCGGACTCCGTCTTCCAGCTGAAAGAGGAAAGCGCGGCTCTCGAAAACCGCAAAAACGAGCTTGACGCCGCCCTCGAAAACGCAAACGAAAGGCTCGGCAACGCCGAGGCGGACACTACCGACGCCCAAGCCCGTTCGGAGGAACTGCGCGCGCAGTACCGCAACAGACAGGCGGAAATCCAGCAGCTCGACAGACAGCTTGCGAGCAAAAGCGCAAGGCTCGGGCTTCTCAACGATTTCCGGTCGCGCATGGAGGGCTTCTCGGAGGGCGTCAAGGCGATTGTAAAGGGGCGTCTTTCGGAGTGCATAGACCCGTCGAACGTGAAAATCGTAAGCCAAAACGTGGAGGTCGCCGACGGCTGGACTTCCGCGTTCGAAACGCTCCTCGGAAGCGCGCTCGACGCCGTCGTTTTGGAGGACTCCTCCAAGCTCGCCCAGACGCTCTCGCTTCTGCGCGAAAGAAACCTCGGCAACGCCTGCATTCAGATTCCGCAGTCGAACTTCGGGGAGTCGCAGACGCCGCTGCCCGACGGAATCCGCAGGGGCGCGGACGTCGTCAAAACAGACAGGGAAGACCTTAAACGCTTTGCGGCAAACCTCGTTGCGGGCTGCTATTTCTGCGAAAACATTGCCGACTTTGCGGCGTTTGCGGCGGCGGCGCCCGACTTCAAATTCGTGGCCGCCGTCGCCCGCGACGGCAGCATGCTCGACGCCCGCGGAATCGTCTACGCCGCCAGCGGCGAAAAGCGCGACACCGAAAGCAGCTTCATTTTGAGGAATCAGGAAATCAAACGCCTGAAAGCCGAAATAGAATCCGAAAACGCCGCCCTCACCTCGCTCACCGAGGGCGCAATGGAAATCAACGCGCAGCTCGACGCCGCCGAGCGCGAGATTGAAAACCGCAAAAACGCAGCCGCCGAAATCAAGCGCGAAATCGCGTCGATAAACGGACAGACGGCGGGGGTTGCGGCGTCGCTGGCGGAGAAAAAGGCGGAGATTGAGAAAAAGTCGGCGTCGCTGGCGGAGATGGAAAACTCGCGCTTCGAGGCGCAGGACAAGCTCGACTCCGCGACAAAGGCTCTCGCGGAGGCGGAGCAGACAATAGAAAACGCCCGCAACCTCACAGAGCAAAAGGAGCGCGAAATCGCCGAACTGCGCGAAAGCAAAGACCAAAAATACGCGGTCGTTTCCGAAACGCGCCTCGAGCTGGCGCAGAAACGCTCGCGCCTCGAAAGCCTCGAACGCGGGCTGGCGGCGACCGCCGAACAGCAGAACGAGACAAGGATTTTGATAGAAAAACGCTCGGCGGAGTCGCGCTCGCTTTCCGAGCAAATCGCGAAGTTCGACGACGAAACAGCCTCCGAAAAACGCCGAGCCGAAACCCTCGCCGAAACCCTCCGCGAGCAGCTCGAAACGATAGAGGCAGGGCGCGTGAAATTTTCCGAATGCGAAAACAAAATCGCCGCGTTCGAGGCGTCGCTCACGGGCGACCGCGAAGCGCAAATGCGCAACAACGCCGCGAAAAACGAATGCGACGTCCGCGTGGCAAAGCTTCGCGCAAAGCTCGACTATGTGGCGGAGCGCGTGCTCAACGAGTACGAGACGGAAATAGCGTCGGTAGACTGGAAGTCGGAGCTTTGGAAGTCGGACGAAGAATTCGAGTCTAAAATAAAGCTCGAAGAATTGGAGGAAGGCGAAGTCGCCCCCAAGCCCAAGCGCGAGCGCGGCGAACCCACCGAAGCCGACCTCGCCGAAATGGACAACACCGACTTCTCCAAAATTGACGACGAAGTGCGCGAGCTGCGCGAGCGCATAAACGCCATGGGCGCGGTAAACCTCGTGGCAATCGAGGAATACGCCGAGCTGAAAGAACGCTACGACTTCCTCAAAAAGCAAACCGACGACCTCTGGACGTCGAAAAACGCGCTCGTCGCCGACATCGACGAAATCAACGCCACAAGCCAAAAGCTTTTTGCCGACACTTTCGAGCAAATCAAAAAGAATTTCCAGTTCACTTTCCAGAAAATCTTCGGCGGCGGCACTGCCGACCTCAAACTGGTCGAGACCGAAGACGTGCTCGACAGCGGCATCGAAATCGTCGCGCGTCCCCCAGGAACGGTTCTCAAAAGCCTGTCGCTGCTTTCGGGCGGGCAGAGGACGATGACTGCGGTCTCCCTCCTCTTTGCAATCTACATGGTAAAGCCAAGCCCGTTCTGCGTGCTCGACGAGCTTGATGCCCCCCTCGACGACGCCAACATCGGGCGCTACACCGACCTGCTCAAAGAGTTTACCCACTACTCGCAGTTCCTTGTAATCTCGCACAACAAAAGGACGATGTCGGCGGCGCAGACAATCTTCGGCGTCACCATGCAGGAGCGCGGCGTCACCCGCCTAATCTCCATGAAACTAAGGGAAGCCGAAACTTCCGCCGAAATCGCCCGATAG
- the rpmF gene encoding 50S ribosomal protein L32: MGQPKRKQSKQRTRIRRAANHYELPQFAKDPTDGSICMSHRVNPSNGMYRGKQVISVKV; the protein is encoded by the coding sequence ATGGGACAACCAAAACGCAAACAATCTAAACAGCGCACGCGTATCCGCCGCGCCGCAAACCATTACGAACTTCCCCAGTTCGCAAAAGACCCGACGGACGGCTCCATCTGCATGTCGCACAGGGTTAACCCCTCCAACGGTATGTACCGCGGCAAGCAGGTAATCAGCGTTAAAGTTTAG
- the plsX gene encoding phosphate acyltransferase PlsX, with the protein MSNSIPTIAVDVMGSDLGPEELIIGVRQTLSSDKSDFRIIVVGDDKVISPLLVRHDVLKDNRVQVYNASEVIEMDEKPIQAMKTKRDSSMMRAIDLVKIGTADAVLSCGNTGALMAGGTIRLRTMDGIERPALGTVIPGKFKNFIMIDVGAAPDPKPESLVDNAILGANYAHVALGIKNPRVGLLSNGTEDCKGNSLVQTAHRLFKAQEGVINYGGLIEGFGLFDGEFDVVVCDGFTGNVVLKSLESSVRMFKDILKEEIMRSWVYKLGILIARGAFKNLKKRLPIDKFSGAPLLGLNGLVVKAHGSSNRKQIAGAIEITLRCLRKQMQSRIKEDVSRLKEIVEKNKETARERERKSAEEHNTTG; encoded by the coding sequence ATGAGCAACTCAATCCCAACAATAGCCGTAGACGTCATGGGCTCCGACCTCGGGCCAGAAGAATTGATTATCGGCGTCCGGCAGACACTTTCCTCCGACAAAAGCGACTTCCGCATTATCGTTGTCGGAGATGACAAGGTTATTTCGCCGTTGCTCGTCCGCCACGACGTTCTCAAAGACAACCGCGTGCAGGTCTACAACGCCTCGGAAGTCATCGAAATGGACGAAAAGCCCATTCAGGCCATGAAAACCAAGCGCGACTCCTCCATGATGCGCGCGATAGACCTCGTGAAAATCGGCACTGCCGACGCCGTTCTCAGCTGCGGAAACACCGGCGCTCTCATGGCGGGCGGCACTATCAGACTCCGCACAATGGACGGCATTGAACGCCCCGCACTCGGCACGGTTATCCCCGGAAAGTTCAAAAATTTCATAATGATTGACGTCGGCGCGGCTCCCGACCCGAAACCCGAAAGCCTTGTAGACAACGCCATTTTGGGCGCAAACTACGCGCACGTGGCTCTCGGAATAAAAAATCCGCGCGTGGGGCTGCTTAGCAACGGCACGGAAGACTGCAAGGGCAACAGCCTTGTCCAGACCGCGCACAGGCTTTTCAAGGCGCAGGAGGGCGTTATAAACTACGGCGGGCTTATCGAAGGCTTCGGGCTTTTCGACGGCGAGTTCGACGTTGTCGTATGCGACGGTTTTACGGGAAACGTCGTGCTGAAATCGCTCGAAAGCTCGGTCAGAATGTTCAAGGACATTCTCAAAGAGGAAATCATGCGCTCGTGGGTCTACAAGCTCGGCATTCTGATTGCCCGCGGGGCTTTCAAAAACCTGAAAAAACGCCTGCCCATCGACAAATTTTCGGGCGCGCCCCTGCTCGGTCTGAACGGGCTTGTGGTCAAGGCGCACGGGTCGAGCAACCGCAAGCAGATTGCGGGGGCGATAGAAATCACTCTGCGCTGCCTGCGCAAACAAATGCAGTCGCGCATTAAGGAGGACGTTTCGCGCCTCAAAGAAATCGTCGAAAAGAACAAGGAAACCGCCCGCGAGCGCGAGCGCAAGTCGGCGGAAGAGCACAACACGACGGGCTGA
- a CDS encoding beta-ketoacyl-ACP synthase III produces the protein MNFKKPNSIVIAGTGSYVPEKTVSNDDLAKFLDTSDEWIFERSGIRRRHIAADGEAASDMALVAAKNALENAGIAAADIDLVIVTTVNPDMMFPSTACLLQAKLGIRNNIPCFDLSAACSGFVYGTEVATRMMQSGLYKNALVVSSEKMSSIVDWTDRSTCVLFGDGAGAVVLSASDAENTGILGTVLGADGSDTAMLRMPAGGSLIPTSAETVEKRLHFVQMDGREVFKHAVKIMQEKALEVLDLCKVPPEKVSLLIPHQANTRIIESVAKRLKIPSEKVYVNIENYANTSSASIPIALDEAARNGRIKKGDYVLFVAFGAGLTWGATLVLF, from the coding sequence ATGAATTTCAAAAAGCCAAACTCCATCGTAATCGCGGGCACGGGAAGCTACGTCCCCGAAAAGACCGTCTCGAACGACGACCTCGCAAAATTTCTCGACACTTCCGACGAATGGATTTTCGAGCGTTCGGGAATACGCCGCAGGCACATCGCAGCCGACGGCGAAGCCGCCTCGGACATGGCTCTCGTGGCGGCGAAGAACGCCCTCGAAAACGCGGGAATCGCCGCCGCCGACATAGACTTGGTCATCGTCACGACCGTCAACCCCGACATGATGTTCCCCTCCACAGCCTGCCTTTTGCAGGCAAAGCTCGGAATCCGCAACAACATTCCGTGCTTCGACCTAAGTGCGGCGTGCTCGGGCTTCGTCTACGGCACGGAGGTCGCGACCCGCATGATGCAAAGCGGGCTTTACAAAAACGCGCTCGTGGTAAGCTCGGAAAAGATGAGCAGCATTGTCGACTGGACGGACAGGTCAACCTGCGTGCTCTTCGGCGACGGCGCGGGCGCGGTCGTTCTAAGCGCGTCTGACGCGGAAAACACGGGGATTCTCGGAACGGTTCTGGGCGCGGACGGCTCCGACACCGCCATGCTGCGCATGCCCGCGGGAGGCTCGCTCATTCCGACCTCGGCGGAAACCGTCGAAAAACGCCTGCACTTTGTGCAAATGGACGGGCGCGAGGTCTTTAAACACGCGGTGAAAATCATGCAGGAAAAGGCGCTCGAAGTGCTCGACCTCTGCAAAGTGCCGCCCGAAAAAGTTTCGCTTCTGATTCCGCATCAGGCGAACACGCGCATTATAGAAAGCGTGGCGAAACGCCTGAAAATTCCCTCGGAAAAAGTATACGTCAACATAGAAAACTACGCAAACACGTCGTCGGCGTCGATTCCGATTGCGCTCGACGAAGCCGCCCGCAACGGCAGAATCAAAAAGGGAGACTACGTTCTGTTCGTGGCGTTCGGCGCGGGTCTGACGTGGGGCGCAACGCTCGTGCTCTTCTAA
- a CDS encoding DMT family transporter, whose amino-acid sequence MSKFLGIFFGMLSAVAYGTNPLFGVRLIRAGFPVDSMMFWRFFGAAVLLAPVALFSERGGLRVPLRAVGWLALLGALFAFSAEALFWSFTKMSAGVASTLLFSYPIFTALIMSLFFGEKFGLAVFSSIFLSVAGVAAIALDGAELSVDFLGSVFVVLSALSYAFYMVIIKKASLLAGIGGLKLTLWVLGLASVFTFAKCAVAGGVAAPQTASEILDSCGLALIPTAVSITAIAYSVKYAGPTVAAVLGAFEPLTAVSLSVVFLGESCTANLVAGIVLIVSAVVILAFSDCGKTPKPDFRG is encoded by the coding sequence ATGTCCAAATTCTTGGGAATATTTTTCGGAATGCTCTCGGCGGTGGCGTACGGCACGAACCCGCTTTTCGGGGTGCGGCTTATCCGCGCGGGCTTTCCCGTAGACTCGATGATGTTCTGGCGTTTCTTCGGCGCGGCGGTTTTGCTTGCGCCCGTCGCGCTGTTTTCCGAGCGCGGCGGATTGCGCGTTCCGCTTCGCGCGGTCGGCTGGCTTGCGCTTCTTGGCGCGCTTTTCGCGTTTTCGGCGGAGGCGTTGTTTTGGTCGTTTACGAAAATGTCGGCGGGGGTGGCTTCCACGCTTCTGTTTTCCTATCCGATTTTCACGGCTCTGATAATGTCGCTGTTTTTCGGCGAAAAATTCGGGCTTGCGGTGTTTTCGTCGATATTCCTGTCCGTCGCGGGGGTTGCGGCAATCGCGCTCGACGGCGCGGAGCTTTCGGTAGATTTCTTAGGCTCGGTGTTCGTGGTTCTCTCCGCGCTTTCCTACGCGTTCTACATGGTGATAATTAAAAAGGCGTCGCTGCTTGCGGGTATCGGCGGGCTTAAACTTACGCTTTGGGTTTTGGGGCTCGCGTCGGTTTTTACGTTCGCAAAGTGCGCGGTTGCGGGCGGCGTTGCCGCGCCGCAGACTGCTTCCGAAATTCTCGATTCATGCGGGCTTGCGCTTATCCCGACTGCGGTTTCGATAACGGCGATAGCCTATTCCGTCAAATACGCTGGGCCGACCGTCGCGGCGGTTTTGGGCGCGTTCGAGCCGCTTACCGCGGTTTCGCTAAGCGTAGTGTTTTTGGGGGAATCGTGCACGGCAAACCTCGTTGCGGGTATAGTGCTGATAGTCTCCGCCGTAGTGATTCTTGCGTTTTCGGACTGCGGAAAAACGCCTAAGCCCGATTTTCGCGGCTGA